From the genome of Solanum stenotomum isolate F172 chromosome 5, ASM1918654v1, whole genome shotgun sequence:
TGAAAATCTTGAATACGTATAATTTAGGGAAACACCAAACCTCTGTACAAAGACACAACTCGGGGCAATGACTTTCTCCACATCTGCCACTACAAGGCATATAGCCTCCACAACATGTATACCTAAAAGCATAAAATGTCTTTAAATTATATCAACTCGTCAACAAATAAGCTAGTTGTATAGCTAAACAGAGAAAAAGAATGTTTACCTTGACATATCATTGTATAGAGCTCGTTTTCTGAGAATGTACGATGCACACGGACCACTAAATCAAATCGAAGGTAAACTGATAAGAAATTTTGAATAGTGGCACTTGAATCAGAGAGGCACTCAAATTACTAGTCTTTACATCGTGCAGCATTATATAGTGTTACGAGATAAACTTCCAATGATAGTGAAGAGTTCTAGACACAACAAGTGTTGTGAACCACTTGCATTTTAAAATTGCTGCATATGGAGTAACATAATACAGCAGATCAGGAGACCTAAACTACATCAAAAAATGAACAACAATAGAACAATTCGCAATCCATTTCACCATATTCTCCCTCTCAATAACTACAAAACTATCCTGTCTTTTCAGCTTCAGAGTTATTAAATCAAAAGTTTAAGTACGTAAACTAAATTATTCCATGAAATCGTTTTAAAGAGAAATACAAAATTGAGTAGTGGTAAACTATACTGATAGtgtcaaaatacaaaaaatctTTTTGTAACAAAATTACCAGTTCAAATTAAGTGCCTGTTTGACCACTTTTGAAAAACTGTTTGAATATAGAATTGATTACAAAGTCACAATTTTCACTCGAAATCAatcacaaaaattcaaaaaactaCTCCAGTTGATGTTCATATCTAAATACAACTTCAGCTCCAATTATCATTTTCCACTTTGTAAACAAACACtactaaatttatcaaatttcacaattttcatgCTTGTCAAACGATGAAGCAACTGATGCAGACTTTCGAGGAGTATGGGCTAAAGCATTCAAAAGCATAACATAAAAGAGGAGAATGCACATAAATCAACTCACCACCAAAGCGAAAAACAGCAAACTGCAAATGCCAAAAACGCAGATCAGCATTTccataagaaaaacaaattgagtaaaaaattaatgaaattttacAGTTAAAATGAGACGTACAAAGAGGATCGGACTGCGGAGCACGGAGGAGATCGGTATGCCAGTGATTAGGATAGTTTTGACGGAACTTCATTTTCTCCATTTCAGCATCCAATGAAGCCATTGGAACAACAACTGAGTAACTGTCGTTGGGGCAGAGACCTAAcaaactctttttaaaaaaataaaaaataaaaagatataattAAACAAGATCGAGCCTGTTTTCAaagttttgaataaaaaaatataatttctgaAGATCGAACGCCTTCCGTGTCTGCGCGGTTGACTATTCAAACTTTGAAGAGGAATATGGGAAGGAAGAATGATGTTTCTAGAAGTAGAAAAATGAGTAGAAAACACACAAAGTTTACCAAAGTAATGAGAGGACGGAGATAGTAAAGTTTCAGTGTCGGATTCAGGATTTTCACTCATAAACTAGAGATATCATTTGTAGCTATCATTGGATTATCTCTCTTCTTTGATTGAGATggttcaaaattaatatatatacaaaaatattgaaaatctaCTCTATATATCCCGtgtaattttttatcaataGGGTTCAGAAGTTACTCTTGAAATTTGAGGTGATTTCAtgaagatttgaagaagttGGAAATTTGGGAGCTCGTGATGTTTTTCATGTGTTCTTGaggaagaaaaaacaaaaagagtacatttgatccaaaatCCCAATTGAAAATGTTAAAAGCTGTTTGGGTTTTTGtcgaagtaaaaaaaatgattttgcagagttaaaaaataatgacatgaatgattttttttttcaaaaggtaatgacataaataagtcaaacttttaataaacaatataaatgagttttttctcaaagttagaTGACATATGTAAGCCTTTTCCCTATATTAAATTCACTTGATAAAATTCTGACTCCGCCtctaataacaaattaaaataattttttttattttctaccgCTAAATTAGTGAGCTATATGCCCTACATATATTGTCTTGATGTATTATATGAATCATTAATATCAAGACAATTTTTCTGTAATTTCTATAAaccttttttattatatttgtacttgatttaattttgaaatgtataccgaagaaataTTGTGTGATATGATACTTTTTCATCAGatcttatttttcaaagttcaTCCAAACCCTATTTAAAGTACACTTTGGATGAGATTGAAATTCATTCATCTCCCATATTTAAAGAACTTTGTTTAATCTCCCATCATACTCATTTGTTGATATTTTGTcgcattttttttgaaaaaatatcgAATGATGAAACTGTtaactttatattatttgaGATGATGAGATTAATtgtaatagtaatatttttattatagttGTCCACCACAATTTAATGTTAATTTTCTTGAGCATCTTTTATTGATATCACGTGTCCATCCTGTATATCGTCACGTTTCCAAACTACTTATTCCCAATagggaaaatggtcaaatatgcctttaaactattcgaaaaggacTAGATATATccccgtttaaagtttggctcactcgtACCTtcgccgtccaacttttcgtTTAGATATGCCTTTATGGGCGTTAAATGTCAAATGGAATTGCCACGTCATTTTTACATTATCATGTGGCATTTATATCAaagggaaaatggtcaaatatacccctaaactattcgaaaaggtctagatatacccccttttaaataagctacccgacccgttttcaacaaaaaaaaatttggtaaattccgaaaatgagtaattgactaataaaaaataggaaaaatatgaaaaaaataataaaattaacgccaaaaatttgtaaataaatatagtaaccttaaattcaacaatttcaacaatttttttaatgttttttcgataaatcacgaaaatgagtaattgattaataaaaaatatgaaaatgaatTTATGCTGAATATTTaggttatatttttcatatttttattaatcaattactcattttcgggatttatcgaattttttttttaaaaaaaaattgttgaaattgttgaatttaatgttactatatttatttgtgaatttttggcgttagttttatatattttttttcatatttctcctattttttattagtcaattacGCATTTTCGGGATTCAtcgaatttttttgttgaaaacgggtcgggtagtttatttaaaagggggtaTATCTacaccttttcgaatagtttaggggtatatttgtccctttaatataaatgtcacgtggtaatgtaaaaatgacATGACAATTCCATTTGGCATTTAACGTccataagggcatatctagacgaaaagttggacggcgaggACATGAGTGAGCcaaattttaaatgaagaatatatttaatcctttttaaatagtttaggggcatatttgacccttttcccttccCAATAATTTGCTTGGAATTTGTTCATATTCCTTCTTGTACCCATTGCCCCCATATTCCTTTGGCCAATGTATCTATTAGGAGTTAGGGTCTCTTCTGGTTAGTGGGTcatgttaaaattatttaaattatcagCAGATTTAAAAtgggtgaaaaaataatttatatagatGTCACATAGGAAAAATGGGTGAAAAAATGGGATATTCCTTAAAGTGAAAAgcaaaaatagggaaaattagTAAACTAGTCAAAATtcctaacataattattaaaaatatctacaatttaaaataattattaaaaatgtcaatatgtcaatatttatgtaaataaaatgtattataatataattaattttctttccttttatttctcaaatcatgCCCACATTTGAGTCTATTTTGATTCCACTATCACGctgaaaaaaagtaaaaaaggacTTCATTATCAACTTTCATCTCTCTCTCTAGGTTTTTTTACTCCAAatctctcttttctctctctctcacgCGTTCTTCACCATTTTCTCTCCTTTCCTTGTTTAacaaatttatctttttgaaattcctctacttttttttttcaagaa
Proteins encoded in this window:
- the LOC125865043 gene encoding uncharacterized protein LOC125865043 isoform X2; this encodes MASLDAEMEKMKFRQNYPNHWHTDLLRAPQSDPLFCCFSLWCGPCASYILRKRALYNDMSRYTCCGGYMPCSGRCGESHCPELCLCTEVFLCFANSVASTRFMLQDEFNLQTTKCDNCIIGFMFCLQQVACIFSCIACITGNDELQEASRVLNCCSDMVYCT